GGACGCCCTGAACCGCTGGTGGTGGCCCAGCCTGATGATGCTCGGCCCGCACGACGCCGACTCTCCCAACAGCGGTGTGCTGAGCCGCTGGGGCGTGAAGCTCAAGAGCAATGACGAGGTTCGCCAGGAGTTTATCAACGAGCACGTACCGGAGCTGCTCGAAGCGGGCCTGACCATTCCCGATCCCGACCTGCACCAGGATGAGAGCGGCAACTGGATTCACGGCCCCATCGACTGGAACGAGTTCTGGAATGTCGTGAAGGGAAACGGCCCCCTCAACAAGGAGCGCCTGGGTGCCCGCCAGAAGGCCCACGACGAGGGCGCCTGGGTGCGCGAAGCCATGCAGGCGTATGCCGAGCGTCAGCTCGCGCAGGCCGCCGACTGAGGTGACGGACATGGACACCCAATGGCCCCGCTGGGAAGTTTTCAAACAGGACACCCCGGGTAAACCCCACCAGGCGGTCGGCAGCGTTCACGCCGTGGATCCGCAGCACGCGCTGGTGACCGCACGGACCGTCTTCGTGCGCCGCCCCAGCGCCGTCTCACTGTGGGTGGTGCGTGCCGACGACATTTTCTCGCGCACCGCGGAGGAACTGGCAGCCGAGGAGTTGGCGCGGGACACCGGCGCGCCCGAAGAGACGCCGGGCGAGGCGGGCACCTTTCTGGTCTTTCGCAAAACCAGTCACAAGCGCAGCATGACCTTCGTGGATTATGCGGGTGAACTGCAGGCCACCTCGCCCGCACAGGCCCTCGGCCTGGCACGCGAACAGTTTCAGGAGCTGCCCGTACTGGTCTGGTGGATTATTCCCGAACAGGCCATCAGCCGCAGTGGTGACGATCCGGACACCATCGACAGCTGGTTCGCCCCCGCCAGGGACAAGACGTACCGCCAGCAGTCCTTTTACGGGGTCGTCGGCTCGCACGCCAGCAAGCACAAGCCCCCCCGCACGCCCGGAGGCGAGCAATGACGCAGACAGACATCCTGCAGCTTGGCAGCGAACTGCGCACCGCGCTGATCCTGAAGCTCACCGCCCTGGCCGACGACGAGCTGATCCTTTCGCACCGCAACAGCGAATGGGTCGGCCACGCGCCCATCCTGGAAGA
The Deinococcus peraridilitoris DSM 19664 genome window above contains:
- a CDS encoding phenylacetate metabolism protein translates to MDTQWPRWEVFKQDTPGKPHQAVGSVHAVDPQHALVTARTVFVRRPSAVSLWVVRADDIFSRTAEELAAEELARDTGAPEETPGEAGTFLVFRKTSHKRSMTFVDYAGELQATSPAQALGLAREQFQELPVLVWWIIPEQAISRSGDDPDTIDSWFAPARDKTYRQQSFYGVVGSHASKHKPPRTPGGEQ